From one Salmo salar chromosome ssa09, Ssal_v3.1, whole genome shotgun sequence genomic stretch:
- the LOC106613355 gene encoding protein-tyrosine sulfotransferase 1 isoform X2, which produces MVMMGKLKQNLLVACLVISSVTVFYLGRHAMECHHRIAERSSQPGDQGVLGGLQGPGGVLLGGSLGSSAILRGSRPGGHNLSAPFVYNKDMPLVFIGGVPRSGTTLMRAMLDAHPEVRCGEETRVIPRILAMKQMWSRSGREKMRLDEAGVTDEVLDAAMQAFLLEIIVKHGEPANFLCNKDPFALKSLSYLAKIFPHAKFVLMIRDGRASVHSMISRKVTIAGFDLGSYRDCLTKWNRAIETMYTQCLDASDKCLPVHYEQLVLHPEKWMRTLLKFLDIPWNEAVLHHEELIGKAGGVSLSKVERSTDQVIKPVNVEALSKWVGKIPADVLRDMPVIAPMLSRLGYDPYANPPNYGRPDPKVLDNTRRLQKTPEKPNLPQSQTRHRWTEEDIQ; this is translated from the exons ATGGTGATGATGGGGAAGCTGAAGCAGAACCTGCTGGTGGCCTGTCTGGTCATCAGCTCTGTCACAGTCTTCTACTTGGGTCGTCACGCCATGGAGTGTCACCACCGTATCGCGGAGCGCAGCAGCCAGCCCGGGGACCAAGGGGTTCTGGGGGGCCTTCAGGGGCCGGGAGGGGTACTCCTGGGCGGTTCGTTGGGCTCCTCCGCCATCCTGCGGGGCTCCAGACCCGGGGGCCATAACCTCTCCGCTCCATTCGTCTACAACAAGGACATGCCCCTAGTGTTCATTGGAGGGGTTCCCAGGAGTGGGACAACGTTGATGAGAGCCATGCTGGACGCTCACCCTGAGGTTCGGTGTGGGGAGGAGACCAGGGTTATTCCACGTATCCTGGCCATGAAACAGATGTGGTCGCGGTCGGGGAGGGAGAAGATGCGTCTGGACGAGGCCGGGGTGACGGACGAGGTCCTGGACGCCGCCATGCAGGCCTTTCTCCTGGAGATCATCGTGAAGCACGGCGAGCCCGCCAACTTCCTCTGTAACAAGGACCCCTTCGCTCTGAAGTCCCTCTCCTACCTGGCTAAGATCTTCCCGCACGCCAAGTTCGTGCTCATGATCCGGGACGGACGCGCCTCTGTCCATTCGATGATCTCACGTAAGGTGACGATCGCTGGCTTTGACCTGGGCAGCTACAGAGACTGCCTGACCAAGTGGAACAGGGCCATAGAGACCATGTACACTCAGTGCCTGGATGCCTCGGACAAGTGCCTGCCGGTGCATTACGAACAGCTGGTTCTCCATCCAGAGAAGTGGATGAGGACGTTGCTCAAATTCCTGGACATTCCCTGGAATGAGGCGGTGCTTCACCATGAGGAACTCATAGGGAAAGCAGGAGGTGTCTCCCTCTCCAA ggtggAGAGGTCTACAGACCAGGTGATAAAGCCAGTCAACGTGGAGGCCTTATCTAAGTGGGTAGGCAAGATCCCTGCGGACGTACTGAGGGACATGCCCGTCATCGCCCCCATGTTGTCCCGTCTGGGGTACGACCCCTACGCCAACCCTCCCAACTACGGCCGGCCAGACCCCAAGGTCCTTGACAACACCAGGAGG